One Hippocampus zosterae strain Florida chromosome 21, ASM2543408v3, whole genome shotgun sequence genomic region harbors:
- the tbc1d22a gene encoding TBC1 domain family member 22A isoform X1: MSSDGNKKQFWKRNAAKVPGSIQHVYGAQHPPFDPLLHANLIKAGPRPSPATPGKPKKATTFQEFESITSDAWDVGDDDDELLAMAAQNLNIEVVMETANKVIENHSKLQERQKLDDPTESPQRHPDAPDEEEEAVDDDDEEDEEADLTSPEVSFSFQESLDTEGRLVKSHSEAPIGSPKDAAGEHAALYRQRSLPHRPVIPLVARMADQNTSGTLAMTEREASRLDKFKQLLAGPNTDLGKNHSDFLFFFGGGGGGGAVML, encoded by the exons ATGTCTAGTGacggaaacaaaaaacaattctggAAAAGAAACGCGGCGAAGGTTCCCGGCAG CATTCAGCATGTGTATGGCGCACAGCATCCACCTTTTGACCCACTTCTTCACGCTAA TTTAATTAAAGCTGGCCCGCGGCCGTCTCCTGCCACGCCGGGCAAGCCCAAGAAGGCCACCACGTTCCAGGAGTTTGAGAGCATCACGAGCGATGCCTGGGACGTCGGGGATGACGACGACGAGCTACTGGCCATGGCCGCGCAGAACCTCAACATCGAGGTCGTTATGGAGACTGCCAATAAG GTGATTGAGAATCACAGCAAGTTGCAGGAGAGGCAAAAGCTGGATGATCCAACGGAATCGCCCCAGAGGCACCCCGACGCgccagatgaggaggaggaggcggtggacgacgacgacgaggaagacgaggaggcaGATTTGACCAGTCCGGAGGTTTCATTCTCATTCCAAGAGAGCCTGGACACTGAAGGTCGCCTGGTGAAATCCCACAGCGAAGCTCCCATTGGATCTCCGAAAG ATGCAGCGGGTGAGCACGCGGCCCTCTACAGACAGCGCTCGCTGCCCCACCGGCCGGTCATCCCACTTGTGGCGCGCATGGCCGACCAGAACACGTCGGGCACTCTAGCCATGACGGAGAGGGAAGCGTCACGTCTGGATAAATTCAAGCAGTTGTTGGCTGGCCCCAATACAGATCTTGGTAAGAACCATTcagatttcctgtttttttttggggggggggggggggggggagcagttaTGCTTTGA
- the tbc1d22a gene encoding TBC1 domain family member 22A isoform X2, which produces MSSDGNKKQFWKRNAAKVPGSLIKAGPRPSPATPGKPKKATTFQEFESITSDAWDVGDDDDELLAMAAQNLNIEVVMETANKVIENHSKLQERQKLDDPTESPQRHPDAPDEEEEAVDDDDEEDEEADLTSPEVSFSFQESLDTEGRLVKSHSEAPIGSPKDAAGEHAALYRQRSLPHRPVIPLVARMADQNTSGTLAMTEREASRLDKFKQLLAGPNTDLGKNHSDFLFFFGGGGGGGAVML; this is translated from the exons ATGTCTAGTGacggaaacaaaaaacaattctggAAAAGAAACGCGGCGAAGGTTCCCGGCAG TTTAATTAAAGCTGGCCCGCGGCCGTCTCCTGCCACGCCGGGCAAGCCCAAGAAGGCCACCACGTTCCAGGAGTTTGAGAGCATCACGAGCGATGCCTGGGACGTCGGGGATGACGACGACGAGCTACTGGCCATGGCCGCGCAGAACCTCAACATCGAGGTCGTTATGGAGACTGCCAATAAG GTGATTGAGAATCACAGCAAGTTGCAGGAGAGGCAAAAGCTGGATGATCCAACGGAATCGCCCCAGAGGCACCCCGACGCgccagatgaggaggaggaggcggtggacgacgacgacgaggaagacgaggaggcaGATTTGACCAGTCCGGAGGTTTCATTCTCATTCCAAGAGAGCCTGGACACTGAAGGTCGCCTGGTGAAATCCCACAGCGAAGCTCCCATTGGATCTCCGAAAG ATGCAGCGGGTGAGCACGCGGCCCTCTACAGACAGCGCTCGCTGCCCCACCGGCCGGTCATCCCACTTGTGGCGCGCATGGCCGACCAGAACACGTCGGGCACTCTAGCCATGACGGAGAGGGAAGCGTCACGTCTGGATAAATTCAAGCAGTTGTTGGCTGGCCCCAATACAGATCTTGGTAAGAACCATTcagatttcctgtttttttttggggggggggggggggggggagcagttaTGCTTTGA